One segment of Rhodanobacter thiooxydans DNA contains the following:
- a CDS encoding bifunctional diguanylate cyclase/phosphodiesterase — translation MVDPAIPQPPRWHLAAWLWSLLALLLGLLLSLAAHEQQMRRLQAERTLIRNEMASKAYVSLQGRLHAAESLLRAAQSLFLSSEEVDAGEYAGFYANMRPREQFPGLLALAYAQREQRPDGEHYVTRWVEPEPGNERVVGLDVGMQPRNLAGLLASRDDDLATLSAPFHLAQLAEAGMTGEGVTLRLPIYGPGPPPRTVEERRARVRGSIAVSFRLDDLIGNALPDQLTRHLSVRVSDITGPDALQLFDSTPGLLVPPDGYRYESKLTYGGRVWNVVMQPLPHRTGAGAGGWGRATLLAGVVASILLALLAYSVASTRQRALALGWRMSRRYRESEERFRALNELLPALVLLAEAAGGAVTYANQASRDRLGRHATERQLPELFEDPELRAQLQQDDTRGCSRVDALLRNDEGGAFWASVAISRIRLNGRDKLLMVASDISEQRQLTELLSHQASHDALTELYNRREFERRLHDTLAATGAGTPPAVLLYIDLDQFKLINDTSGHLAGDQLLAQLAIVMRKQLGGTDVLARLGGDEFGVLATNVADRDEAERIAERVRRCIDGYIFIWEQRSCTISASIGGVMIDRPGILVKDLLAQADTACYMAKELGRNRVHFFSERDDETVRRHGEMEWANRLRWAVDEHRLVLTYQEIWPLPLAAGGEPDVELLLRFREESGQLVAPGVFMPAAERYGLMPVVDRWVIETTLANFDRLHPSGGALRMVAINLSGASVEDEALAGLIIGLLRRYRVEPSRVCFEITETVAVRNLSQVVRFMEQLRAVGCRIALDDFGAGMSSFTYLKNLPLDIIKIDGSFVRDMLTDPVSHLMVRAVTDIGHRLGLEVVAEWVADAETVQALAALGVNRVQGFSLHRPEPALFQRD, via the coding sequence ATGGTCGATCCCGCGATTCCGCAGCCCCCACGGTGGCACCTGGCAGCCTGGCTGTGGAGCCTGCTCGCCCTGCTGCTGGGGCTCTTGCTGTCGCTGGCCGCGCATGAGCAGCAGATGCGGCGGCTGCAGGCCGAGCGCACCCTGATCCGCAACGAGATGGCCAGCAAGGCCTACGTCTCGCTGCAGGGCAGGCTGCATGCGGCCGAGTCGCTGCTGCGCGCCGCGCAATCGCTGTTCCTTTCGTCGGAGGAGGTGGACGCTGGCGAATACGCCGGCTTCTACGCCAACATGCGTCCGCGCGAACAATTTCCCGGTCTGCTCGCACTGGCCTACGCACAACGCGAGCAGCGGCCGGACGGCGAGCATTACGTGACCCGCTGGGTCGAGCCGGAGCCCGGCAACGAGCGCGTGGTCGGGCTTGATGTCGGCATGCAGCCGCGCAATCTTGCCGGCCTGCTTGCCTCGCGCGACGACGACCTGGCGACCCTGTCCGCGCCGTTCCACCTGGCGCAGCTGGCCGAAGCCGGCATGACGGGCGAAGGTGTCACCTTGCGGCTGCCGATCTACGGCCCGGGCCCGCCGCCGCGGACCGTCGAGGAGCGGCGTGCGCGCGTGCGCGGTTCGATCGCCGTGTCGTTCCGGCTGGACGATCTGATCGGCAACGCGTTGCCCGACCAGTTGACGCGACACCTGAGCGTGCGGGTCAGCGACATCACCGGGCCGGACGCGCTGCAGCTGTTCGATTCGACGCCCGGCCTGCTGGTGCCGCCTGACGGCTACCGCTACGAGAGCAAGCTGACCTACGGCGGACGCGTGTGGAATGTCGTGATGCAGCCGCTGCCGCACCGCACGGGTGCGGGTGCCGGCGGATGGGGCCGGGCGACCCTGCTGGCCGGCGTGGTGGCGAGCATCCTGCTGGCACTGCTGGCGTACTCCGTCGCCAGCACCCGCCAGCGTGCGCTCGCGTTGGGCTGGCGGATGAGCCGCCGCTACCGCGAGAGCGAGGAGCGTTTCCGCGCGTTGAACGAACTGCTGCCGGCGCTGGTGCTGCTGGCGGAAGCCGCGGGCGGGGCGGTCACCTATGCGAACCAGGCTTCACGCGACCGCCTCGGCCGGCACGCGACCGAGCGGCAACTGCCCGAGCTGTTCGAGGACCCGGAGCTGCGCGCGCAGCTGCAGCAGGACGATACCCGCGGCTGCAGCCGGGTCGATGCGCTGCTGCGCAACGACGAAGGCGGCGCCTTCTGGGCCAGCGTGGCGATCTCGCGGATACGGCTGAACGGGCGCGACAAGCTGCTGATGGTGGCCAGCGACATCAGCGAACAGCGCCAGCTGACCGAGCTGCTCAGCCACCAGGCCAGCCACGACGCGCTGACCGAGCTGTACAACCGGCGCGAGTTCGAGCGCCGCCTGCATGACACGCTGGCGGCCACCGGCGCCGGCACCCCGCCGGCCGTGCTGCTGTACATCGACCTGGACCAGTTCAAGCTGATCAACGACACCTCCGGCCACCTCGCCGGCGACCAGCTGCTGGCCCAGCTGGCGATCGTGATGCGCAAGCAGCTGGGCGGCACCGACGTGCTGGCGCGGCTGGGCGGCGACGAATTCGGCGTACTGGCGACCAATGTGGCCGACCGCGACGAGGCCGAGCGGATCGCCGAACGCGTGCGCCGCTGCATCGACGGTTACATCTTCATCTGGGAACAGCGCAGCTGCACCATCAGCGCCAGCATCGGCGGGGTCATGATCGACCGCCCCGGCATCCTGGTGAAGGACCTGCTGGCACAGGCCGACACCGCCTGCTACATGGCCAAGGAGCTCGGCCGAAATCGCGTGCATTTCTTCTCCGAGCGCGACGACGAGACGGTGCGCCGGCATGGCGAGATGGAATGGGCGAACCGCCTGCGCTGGGCGGTCGACGAGCATCGGCTGGTGCTCACCTACCAGGAGATCTGGCCGCTGCCGCTGGCGGCCGGCGGCGAGCCCGATGTCGAGCTGCTGCTGCGTTTCCGCGAGGAATCCGGCCAGCTGGTGGCGCCCGGCGTGTTCATGCCCGCGGCCGAGCGCTATGGCCTGATGCCGGTGGTCGACCGCTGGGTGATCGAGACCACGCTGGCGAACTTCGACCGGCTGCATCCGTCCGGTGGCGCGCTGCGCATGGTGGCGATCAACCTGTCCGGTGCCAGCGTCGAGGACGAGGCGCTGGCTGGCTTGATCATTGGCCTGCTGCGCCGCTACCGGGTCGAGCCGTCGCGGGTGTGCTTCGAGATCACCGAGACCGTGGCGGTGCGCAACCTGTCGCAGGTGGTGCGCTTCATGGAACAGCTGCGTGCGGTGGGTTGCCGGATCGCGCTGGACGATTTCGGCGCCGGCATGTCCTCGTTCACTTATCTGAAGAACCTGCCGCTGGACATCATCAAGATCGACGGCAGCTTCGTGCGCGACATGCTCACCGACCCGGTCAGCCACCTGATGGTCAGGGCGGTCACCGACATCGGCCACCGACTCGGCCTGGAAGTGGTCGCCGAATGGGTGGCCGACGCGGAAACCGTGCAGGCGCTGGCGGCGTTGGGGGTGAACCGGGTGCAGGGTTTCAGCCTGCATCGGCCCGAGCCAGCGCTGTTCCAGCGCGACTGA
- a CDS encoding M20/M25/M40 family metallo-hydrolase: MPLLPFLLLAAASASQAAQAPAAPLQQPALHALATAPSEAELRATITKLVGFGTRHTLSDTKSDTRGIGAARRWVKSRFEAISKDCGGCIEVVTPSQVFSGKRIPTPTEVMDVVAIKRGRRDPQRVIVMTGHLDSRASDVMDATSDAPGANDDASGVAALMEAARLLSKHDNDATLVFAALSGEEQGLYGGKVLADYAVAHGWQVEADLNNDIVGNSQGQNGVRDNTTVRVFSEGTRSNETPAQANYRRYHGGEVDSPSRNLARYLDRLADNYLPDFRVNMIYRTDRYGRGGDQVPFLEAGYPAVRVTEAHEDYTRQHQDLRTEHGIHYGDTLDGIDFRYLARVTALNTIAMAALSRAPAPPTGIDIAGAVATDTTLTWHKVPGAAGYRVHWRDTTAAQWQHARAVGDVDQAVLKDVVIDDGFFGVSSVSADGYESPVVFPGDAGSFERSPAPAGQP, encoded by the coding sequence ATGCCGCTACTGCCTTTCCTCCTGCTGGCGGCGGCCAGCGCCAGCCAGGCGGCACAGGCGCCGGCCGCGCCGTTGCAGCAACCGGCGCTGCACGCGCTGGCCACGGCGCCAAGCGAGGCGGAACTGCGCGCCACGATCACCAAGCTGGTCGGCTTCGGCACCCGCCACACGCTATCCGACACGAAGTCCGATACCCGTGGCATCGGCGCCGCGCGGCGCTGGGTGAAGTCGCGCTTTGAGGCGATCTCGAAGGACTGCGGCGGCTGCATCGAGGTGGTCACGCCCTCGCAAGTCTTCAGCGGCAAGCGCATCCCCACGCCAACCGAGGTGATGGACGTGGTTGCGATCAAACGTGGCCGGCGCGACCCGCAGCGGGTGATCGTGATGACCGGCCACCTCGACTCGCGCGCCAGCGACGTGATGGACGCCACCAGCGACGCGCCCGGCGCGAACGACGACGCCTCCGGCGTGGCCGCGCTGATGGAAGCCGCGCGGCTGCTGTCGAAGCATGACAACGACGCCACCCTGGTGTTCGCCGCGCTGTCCGGCGAGGAGCAGGGCCTGTACGGCGGCAAGGTGCTGGCCGACTACGCGGTCGCGCACGGCTGGCAGGTCGAGGCCGATCTCAACAACGACATCGTGGGCAACAGCCAGGGCCAGAACGGGGTGCGCGACAACACCACGGTGCGGGTGTTCTCCGAGGGCACCCGCAGCAACGAGACGCCGGCCCAGGCCAACTACCGCCGCTACCACGGCGGCGAAGTGGATTCACCCTCGCGCAACCTCGCCCGCTACCTCGACCGCCTCGCCGACAACTACCTGCCCGACTTTCGCGTAAACATGATCTACCGCACCGACCGCTACGGCCGCGGCGGCGACCAGGTGCCGTTCCTGGAAGCCGGCTACCCTGCCGTGCGGGTCACCGAGGCGCACGAGGACTACACCCGGCAGCACCAGGACCTGCGCACCGAGCACGGCATCCATTACGGCGACACCCTCGACGGCATCGACTTCCGCTACCTCGCCCGCGTCACGGCGTTGAACACCATCGCCATGGCCGCGCTTAGCCGCGCGCCGGCGCCACCGACCGGCATCGACATCGCCGGGGCCGTGGCCACCGACACCACGCTGACATGGCACAAGGTGCCCGGCGCCGCCGGCTATCGCGTGCACTGGCGCGACACCACCGCGGCGCAATGGCAGCATGCGCGCGCGGTCGGCGACGTCGATCAGGCCGTGCTCAAGGACGTGGTGATCGACGACGGGTTCTTCGGCGTGTCCTCGGTCTCCGCCGACGGCTACGAGAGCCCGGTAGTGTTCCCCGGCGACGCCGGCAGCTTCGAGCGCTCGCCGGCACCCGCCGGCCAGCCCTGA
- a CDS encoding pre-peptidase C-terminal domain-containing protein: protein MKSWALVAGAAILAASTAAATNAVPAQGAATPAAASNPTTNPYSPAYGHAYRHGVFPTKEAHARMKQYQALQATSTTAATGTETLSYGGGVDGIGVTSGTPKVYIVVYGSQWGTASTNSSGNMTLSGDAYGAVPYLENLFKGLGTGGELWSGVMTQYCDGSSVSSGATFCPSGAPTIGYPTGGAFVNIWYDNSVASPSNATGAQLAQEAIKAAQHFGNTTAASNRYVQYVILSPTGTHPDGFNTSTGQFCAWHDWNGDQSVSSPVGDVAFTNMPYVHDMGTSCGMNSVNGSAGALDGFSIVEGHEYAETVTDQNPAGGWTNHTGDATYNGQENGDECAWITSGQGATANVTMGNGTYPMQSTWSNDTNECDLSHPIVGGGTSTGGTPAANFSYTTSGLTASFTDSSTDNGGTLSAHSWNFGDSSSSTATNPSHTYAAAGTYSVSETVTDSVNGQTSSTTQSVTVSSGSGGGGNVLQNGVAITGQSGAQGAQLFYTVVIPAGASNLVISESGGTGDADLYTKFGSAPTLTSYDCRPYLTGNNESCTVASPQAGTYYVMLNGYAAFSGVSVKATWSTSSGGGGNVLQNGVAATGLTATTGNSVNYTMVVPAGATNLSFKIAGSVGDADLYVKFGSAPTTSSYDCRPYLTGDNETCTISNVQAGTYYVMVRAYQSYSGVSLTGSYTP, encoded by the coding sequence ATGAAGTCGTGGGCCCTCGTGGCGGGGGCCGCCATCCTGGCGGCGTCCACCGCGGCGGCCACCAATGCGGTACCCGCACAAGGTGCGGCTACGCCAGCGGCGGCAAGCAACCCGACAACCAACCCCTACTCGCCGGCCTACGGTCATGCCTATCGTCATGGCGTGTTTCCCACCAAGGAAGCCCATGCCCGGATGAAGCAGTACCAGGCGCTGCAGGCGACCTCCACCACGGCCGCCACCGGCACCGAAACACTCAGCTACGGCGGTGGCGTCGACGGCATCGGCGTCACCAGCGGCACGCCGAAGGTCTACATCGTGGTCTACGGCAGCCAGTGGGGCACGGCCAGCACCAACAGCAGCGGCAACATGACCCTCTCGGGCGACGCCTACGGTGCCGTGCCTTACCTGGAAAACCTGTTCAAGGGCCTGGGTACCGGCGGCGAGCTGTGGTCGGGCGTGATGACGCAGTACTGCGACGGTTCCTCGGTATCCAGCGGCGCCACCTTCTGCCCCAGCGGCGCCCCGACCATCGGTTATCCGACCGGCGGCGCCTTCGTCAACATCTGGTACGACAATTCGGTGGCCTCGCCGTCCAACGCCACCGGCGCGCAGCTCGCGCAGGAAGCGATCAAGGCCGCGCAGCATTTCGGCAACACCACGGCGGCCTCCAACCGCTACGTGCAGTACGTGATCCTGTCACCGACCGGTACCCATCCCGACGGCTTCAACACCAGCACCGGGCAGTTCTGCGCCTGGCACGACTGGAACGGCGACCAGAGCGTCAGCTCGCCGGTGGGCGACGTTGCGTTCACCAACATGCCGTACGTGCATGACATGGGCACGAGCTGCGGCATGAACTCGGTCAACGGCAGCGCGGGTGCGCTGGACGGCTTCTCGATCGTGGAAGGCCACGAGTACGCCGAGACCGTCACCGACCAGAACCCGGCCGGCGGCTGGACCAACCATACCGGCGACGCGACCTACAACGGTCAGGAAAACGGTGACGAGTGCGCCTGGATCACCTCCGGCCAGGGTGCCACGGCGAACGTGACCATGGGCAACGGCACCTACCCGATGCAGAGCACCTGGTCGAACGACACCAACGAGTGCGACCTCTCCCACCCGATCGTGGGCGGCGGAACGTCGACCGGTGGCACGCCGGCGGCCAACTTCAGCTACACCACCAGCGGCCTCACCGCCAGCTTCACCGACAGCTCCACCGACAATGGCGGCACGCTTTCCGCCCACTCGTGGAACTTCGGCGACAGCAGCAGCTCGACCGCCACCAACCCGAGCCACACCTATGCGGCAGCCGGCACCTACAGCGTCAGCGAGACGGTGACCGACAGTGTGAATGGCCAGACCAGCAGCACCACGCAATCGGTGACGGTCTCCAGCGGCAGCGGCGGTGGCGGTAACGTGCTGCAGAACGGCGTGGCGATCACCGGCCAGTCCGGCGCGCAGGGCGCACAGTTGTTCTACACGGTGGTGATCCCGGCCGGCGCCAGCAACCTGGTGATCTCCGAGTCCGGCGGCACCGGCGACGCCGACCTGTACACCAAGTTCGGCTCCGCCCCGACCCTGACGAGCTATGACTGCCGGCCGTACCTCACCGGCAACAACGAGAGCTGCACCGTGGCCTCGCCCCAGGCCGGCACCTACTACGTCATGCTGAACGGCTACGCCGCGTTCTCCGGCGTCAGCGTCAAGGCCACCTGGAGCACCAGCAGCGGTGGCGGCGGCAACGTGCTGCAGAACGGCGTGGCGGCCACCGGCCTGACTGCCACCACCGGCAACAGCGTCAACTACACCATGGTCGTGCCCGCCGGCGCTACCAACCTGAGCTTCAAGATTGCCGGCAGCGTGGGTGACGCGGACCTGTACGTGAAGTTCGGTTCCGCCCCAACCACCTCGAGCTACGACTGCCGGCCGTACCTGACCGGCGACAACGAAACCTGCACGATCAGCAATGTGCAGGCCGGTACGTACTACGTGATGGTGCGTGCCTACCAGAGCTATTCGGGCGTCAGCCTGACCGGCAGCTACACGCCGTAA
- the hrpB gene encoding ATP-dependent helicase HrpB — translation MNAPPSFPITPLLPEIRASLAAQPRLVLEAPPGAGKTTQVPLALLDAPWLAGQKIVMLEPRRIAARAAAQFMAQQLGEAVGQTVGYRIRFESKVSAATRIEVVTEGILTRLIQHDPELAGIGAVVFDEFHERHLAGDLGAALALDVQATLRPQLRLLVMSATLDGERIAAWLGAPRLSSPGRSFPVRVDYPPARTQETVEHQLARVARQALEENDGDVLAFLPGRREIARAQAVLAQTLARDDVELVALHGELSLAEQQAALAPAEPGTRRIVLATNVAESSVTLPGIRAVIDSGLAREPRFDPNSGFTRLETVTISQASADQRAGRAGRVAEGTAYRLWAQGRRLEPARTAEIMQAELSALALELAAWGSDELHWLDPPPPGALAQARELLMNLAALDADGRITALGRRMLELGATPRLGAAALRASPELHALVADLLALMEARSPLRGAQARSDDFRARVTALHAWRDRRGSSTRGEADSGALAAIEQASKGWRRRLDVRTAASGVPDSHAVGDLLLHAFPDRIAHRDDSNSLRYTLANGRGARLHENTALLGEPWLVALDLRFEARDSLILAAAPLDPRVLERDFPQRFTRERTLRWNDERAAAEAFDERRFGAIVLERRSVPVKPADALPALLAAVRAKGLDALPWSEHARRLRARMQALRAWLPELGLPDVSEPALLASLEDWLAPYLDGKHRFDALDAEQLSQALASRFDHEQRRLLDAQAPESLRVPSGQSRRLEYAEGEPPVLAVKLQELFGLADTPRVGGGRIPVTLHLLSPAGRPIQVTQDLKGFWERTYPEVKKELKGRYPRHPWPDDPWTATPTHRAKPRERR, via the coding sequence ATGAATGCGCCGCCTTCGTTCCCGATCACTCCGCTGCTGCCCGAGATCCGCGCATCGCTGGCGGCGCAGCCGCGGCTGGTGCTGGAAGCGCCGCCGGGCGCCGGCAAGACCACCCAGGTGCCGCTGGCCCTGCTCGATGCGCCATGGCTGGCCGGGCAGAAGATCGTGATGCTGGAGCCGCGCCGGATCGCGGCGCGCGCCGCCGCGCAGTTCATGGCGCAGCAGCTCGGCGAAGCGGTCGGGCAGACCGTTGGCTACCGCATCCGCTTCGAGTCGAAAGTGAGCGCGGCGACCCGCATCGAAGTGGTCACCGAAGGCATCCTCACCCGCCTGATCCAGCACGATCCGGAGCTGGCCGGCATCGGCGCGGTCGTGTTCGACGAGTTCCACGAACGCCACCTCGCCGGCGACCTCGGCGCCGCGCTGGCGCTGGACGTGCAGGCCACGCTGCGACCGCAGCTGCGCCTGCTCGTGATGTCGGCCACGCTGGACGGCGAGCGCATCGCGGCCTGGCTGGGCGCGCCGCGGCTCAGCAGCCCGGGCCGCAGTTTCCCGGTGCGCGTCGACTATCCGCCGGCGCGCACGCAGGAAACGGTCGAGCACCAGCTGGCCCGCGTCGCGCGGCAGGCGCTGGAAGAAAACGACGGTGACGTGCTGGCCTTCCTGCCCGGCCGGCGCGAGATCGCACGGGCGCAGGCGGTGCTGGCGCAGACGCTGGCGCGTGATGACGTCGAGCTGGTCGCGCTGCACGGCGAGTTGTCGCTGGCCGAGCAGCAGGCGGCGCTGGCGCCGGCCGAGCCCGGTACGAGACGCATCGTGCTGGCCACCAATGTGGCCGAATCCAGCGTCACCTTGCCGGGCATCCGCGCGGTGATCGACAGCGGGCTGGCGCGCGAGCCGCGCTTCGATCCGAATTCCGGCTTCACCCGGCTGGAAACCGTGACCATCTCGCAGGCCTCGGCCGACCAGCGCGCCGGCCGCGCCGGCCGCGTGGCCGAGGGCACGGCGTACCGGCTGTGGGCGCAGGGCCGGCGGCTGGAGCCGGCGCGCACGGCCGAGATCATGCAAGCCGAACTGTCCGCGCTGGCGCTGGAGCTGGCCGCCTGGGGCAGCGACGAACTGCACTGGCTGGACCCGCCGCCACCCGGCGCGCTGGCACAGGCGCGCGAACTGCTGATGAACCTTGCCGCGCTGGACGCCGATGGCCGCATCACCGCGCTCGGCCGGCGCATGCTGGAACTGGGCGCCACGCCACGGCTCGGCGCCGCCGCGCTGCGCGCGTCGCCGGAGCTGCACGCGCTAGTGGCCGACCTGCTGGCATTGATGGAGGCACGTTCGCCGCTGCGCGGCGCGCAGGCGCGCAGCGACGATTTCCGCGCCCGCGTGACCGCGCTGCACGCCTGGCGCGACCGCCGTGGTTCGTCCACGCGCGGCGAGGCGGACAGCGGCGCGCTGGCCGCGATCGAGCAGGCCAGCAAGGGCTGGCGTCGGCGCCTGGACGTGCGCACCGCGGCCAGCGGCGTGCCCGACAGCCATGCGGTCGGCGACCTGCTGCTGCACGCGTTCCCCGACCGCATCGCGCATCGCGACGACAGCAATTCGCTGCGCTACACACTGGCCAACGGCCGCGGCGCGCGCCTGCACGAGAACACCGCGCTGCTGGGTGAGCCGTGGCTGGTCGCGCTGGATCTGCGCTTCGAGGCGCGCGACAGCCTGATCCTGGCCGCTGCGCCGCTCGATCCGCGGGTGCTGGAACGCGACTTCCCGCAGCGTTTCACCCGCGAACGCACGCTGCGCTGGAACGACGAGCGCGCCGCCGCCGAGGCGTTCGACGAACGCCGTTTCGGCGCGATCGTGCTGGAGCGGCGCAGCGTGCCGGTGAAACCTGCCGATGCGCTGCCCGCGCTGCTGGCCGCGGTGCGCGCGAAGGGGCTCGACGCGCTGCCGTGGAGCGAGCATGCGCGGCGATTGCGCGCACGCATGCAGGCACTGCGCGCGTGGCTGCCCGAGCTGGGCCTGCCGGATGTTTCCGAGCCGGCGCTGCTCGCTTCGCTGGAGGACTGGCTGGCGCCGTACCTCGACGGCAAGCACCGCTTCGACGCGCTGGACGCGGAGCAACTGTCGCAGGCACTGGCCTCGCGGTTCGACCACGAGCAGCGCCGCTTGCTCGACGCGCAGGCTCCGGAAAGCCTGCGCGTGCCGAGCGGACAGAGCCGCCGGCTGGAATACGCCGAAGGCGAGCCGCCGGTGCTGGCGGTGAAGCTGCAGGAGCTGTTCGGCCTGGCCGACACGCCGCGCGTCGGCGGCGGGCGCATCCCGGTCACCCTGCACCTGCTCTCGCCGGCAGGCCGGCCGATTCAGGTGACCCAGGACCTGAAGGGTTTCTGGGAACGCACCTACCCGGAAGTGAAGAAGGAACTGAAGGGACGCTACCCGCGCCACCCGTGGCCGGACGACCCGTGGACGGCCACCCCGACCCACCGGGCGAAGCCGCGCGAGCGACGCTGA
- the gspD gene encoding type II secretion system secretin GspD: MSRMLIQQVLRSATLALAVGLAACASLPPPHDDGALQREAMAGTQNPVPAPLPLNTGSSSHAAPATTELSHGSGQFVRPGALATPRPAAGGNGAVTFNFENQPVQAVVKAILGDLLKQNYTIVPGVQGNISFATSEPVDASQALPILETLLSWTGNALVLRAGSYVVMPQKDAVAGNLVPSLGAAAPAGGLQARLFPLHYISATEMQKLIKPFARPDATLLVDPARNLLVMSGTPQELANYQSMVRTFDVDWLRGMSVGVFNLQYAKVGELMPKLDAMFGEHGNTPLAGMLRFIPIERTNALVVISTQSDYLQEVGDWIARIDRGGGNEPQLFVYDVRNIKASDLARYLAQIYTNGAGSGGGDSGGQVGPGLTGATLGSADNAGATSMGSTAGSFGNSADASRGGGQVNAGMGSSGFGASGGGREGGAAAGGGFGSSALGFGGNPAGGGNSAASEQQYSSSDGSVRISSVDGSNQLLVRARPSQWEEIKGAINKLDNVPLQVQIETRILEVSLTGEFQFGVQWYLEGLTGSTTDSSGNIVPGQPYRHRQLGLGQGGNAFRGEPFFYSFLNSDLQVAVRAMETSGNTKTLSAPSMVVMNNQVASIAVGNQIPINQTSVNTGLGNPTSYSQVSYLSTGVILNVQPRINPGGLVYMNISQEVSQADKSVPLVNGNPAISQRKLATQVAVQSGQTVLLGGLIEQAEGNTDTGIPGLNRVPLLGRLFGTTSRSRNRTELIVLITPRVIRGGADAKQITDDYQSKFESLAPLRAPAGSGSKP, encoded by the coding sequence ATGTCCCGCATGCTCATCCAGCAAGTCCTGCGCAGCGCCACGCTTGCCCTCGCGGTGGGCCTGGCCGCCTGCGCCAGCCTGCCGCCACCGCACGACGACGGCGCGCTGCAGCGTGAGGCTATGGCCGGCACGCAGAATCCGGTGCCGGCGCCGCTGCCGTTGAATACCGGCAGTAGCAGCCACGCCGCGCCGGCGACCACCGAACTGAGCCACGGCAGCGGCCAGTTCGTCCGACCCGGTGCGCTGGCCACGCCGCGGCCGGCGGCGGGCGGCAACGGCGCGGTCACCTTCAACTTCGAGAACCAGCCGGTGCAGGCGGTGGTCAAGGCGATCCTTGGCGACCTGCTCAAGCAGAACTACACGATCGTGCCCGGCGTGCAGGGCAACATCTCCTTCGCCACCTCCGAACCGGTCGATGCCAGCCAGGCGCTGCCGATCCTGGAGACCCTGCTGTCGTGGACCGGCAACGCGCTGGTGCTGCGCGCCGGCAGCTACGTGGTGATGCCGCAGAAAGATGCGGTGGCCGGCAACCTGGTGCCCAGCCTCGGCGCCGCCGCGCCGGCGGGCGGGCTGCAGGCGCGGCTGTTCCCGCTGCACTACATCTCCGCCACCGAGATGCAGAAGCTGATCAAGCCGTTCGCGCGGCCGGACGCCACCTTGCTGGTGGACCCGGCGCGCAACCTGCTGGTGATGTCCGGCACGCCGCAGGAGCTGGCCAACTACCAGAGCATGGTGCGCACCTTCGACGTCGACTGGCTGCGCGGCATGTCGGTGGGCGTGTTCAACCTGCAGTACGCCAAGGTCGGCGAGCTGATGCCGAAGCTGGACGCGATGTTCGGCGAGCACGGCAACACCCCGCTGGCCGGCATGCTGCGCTTCATCCCGATCGAGCGCACCAACGCGCTGGTGGTGATCAGCACCCAGAGCGACTACCTGCAGGAAGTCGGCGACTGGATCGCCCGCATCGACCGCGGCGGCGGCAACGAGCCGCAGCTGTTCGTCTACGACGTGCGCAACATCAAGGCGTCGGACCTGGCGCGGTATCTGGCGCAGATCTACACCAACGGCGCCGGCAGCGGTGGCGGCGACAGCGGCGGCCAGGTCGGGCCGGGCCTGACCGGGGCCACCCTGGGCAGCGCCGACAACGCTGGCGCGACCAGCATGGGCAGCACCGCCGGCAGCTTCGGCAACTCCGCCGACGCGTCGCGCGGCGGCGGCCAGGTCAACGCCGGCATGGGCAGCAGCGGCTTCGGCGCCAGCGGCGGTGGTCGCGAGGGTGGCGCCGCGGCCGGCGGCGGCTTCGGCAGCAGCGCCCTCGGTTTTGGCGGCAACCCGGCCGGCGGCGGCAACAGCGCGGCCAGCGAACAGCAGTACAGCTCCAGCGACGGCAGCGTGCGGATCAGCTCGGTCGACGGCAGCAACCAGCTGCTGGTGCGCGCGCGCCCGTCGCAGTGGGAGGAGATCAAGGGCGCGATCAACAAGCTCGACAACGTGCCGCTGCAGGTGCAGATCGAGACGCGCATCCTCGAGGTCAGTCTCACCGGCGAGTTCCAGTTCGGCGTGCAGTGGTACCTGGAAGGACTGACCGGCAGCACCACCGACAGCAGCGGCAACATCGTGCCGGGCCAGCCGTACCGCCATCGCCAGCTCGGCCTGGGCCAGGGTGGCAACGCGTTCCGCGGCGAGCCGTTCTTCTACTCCTTCCTCAACAGCGACCTGCAGGTCGCCGTGCGCGCGATGGAGACCAGCGGCAACACCAAGACGCTGTCGGCGCCGTCGATGGTGGTGATGAACAACCAGGTGGCCAGCATCGCGGTCGGCAACCAGATCCCGATCAACCAGACCAGCGTGAACACCGGCCTGGGCAACCCCACCAGCTACAGCCAGGTCAGCTACCTGAGCACCGGTGTGATTCTCAACGTGCAGCCGCGGATCAATCCCGGCGGCCTGGTCTACATGAACATCAGCCAGGAGGTCAGCCAGGCCGACAAGTCGGTGCCGCTGGTCAACGGCAACCCGGCCATCTCGCAGCGCAAGCTGGCCACCCAGGTCGCCGTGCAGAGCGGCCAGACCGTGCTGCTGGGCGGCCTGATCGAACAGGCCGAGGGCAACACCGACACCGGCATCCCCGGGCTCAACCGCGTGCCGCTGCTGGGCCGGCTGTTCGGCACCACCAGCCGCAGCCGCAACCGTACCGAGCTGATCGTGCTGATCACGCCGCGGGTGATCCGCGGCGGCGCGGACGCCAAGCAGATCACCGACGACTACCAGAGCAAGTTCGAGTCGCTGGCGCCGCTGCGCGCACCCGCGGGTAGCGGCAGCAAGCCGTAG